Proteins encoded in a region of the Oncorhynchus clarkii lewisi isolate Uvic-CL-2024 chromosome 18, UVic_Ocla_1.0, whole genome shotgun sequence genome:
- the LOC139373749 gene encoding ras-related protein Rab-5A, with the protein MANRGGATRPNGSNAGNKICQFKLVLLGESAVGKSSLVLRFVKGQFHEFQESTIGAAFLTQTVCLDDTTVKFEIWDTAGQERYHSLAPMYYRGAQAAIVVYDITNEESFARAKNWVKELQRQASPNIVIALSGNKADLASKRAVDFQDARSYADDNSLLFMETSAKTSMNVNEIFMAIAKRLPKSEPAAAGANSGRNRGVDLTEAAQPTKAPCCSN; encoded by the exons ATGGCCAACAGGGGAGGCGCTACGAGACCCAACGGGTCTAATGCTGGGAACAAGATCTGCCAGTTCAAGTTAGTGCTGCTGGGGGAGTCGGCGGTGGGCAAGTCCAGCCTGGTGCTCCGCTTTGTCAAGGGCCAGTTCCACGAGTTCCAGGAGAGCACCATAGGAG CGGCCTTCCTGACCCAGACGGTGTGTCTAGACGACACGACGGTGAAGTTTGAGATCTGGGATACGGCGGGACAGGAGCGCTACCACAGCCTGGCGCCCATGTACTACAGAGGGGCGCAGGCCGCCATCGTGGTCTACGACATCACAAATGAG GAGTCATTTGCCCGGGCCAAGAACTGGGTGAAGGAGCTGCAGAGACAAGCCAGCCCCAACATTGTCATCGCTCTGTCAGGCAACAAGGCTGACCTCGCCAGCAAGAGAGCCGTCGACTTCCAG GATGCCCGGTCTTATGCAGACGACAACAGCTTGCTCTTCATGGAGACGTCGGCCAAGACCTCTATGAATGTGAACGAGATATTCATGGCTATTG CGAAAAGATTGCCCAAGAGCGAGCCTGCAGCCGCTGGAGCTAACAGTGGGCGGAACAGGGGCGTCGACCTAACTGAAGCCGCCCAGCCAACCAAGGCCCCCTGCTGCAGTAACTAA